One region of Sus scrofa isolate TJ Tabasco breed Duroc chromosome 3, Sscrofa11.1, whole genome shotgun sequence genomic DNA includes:
- the GPR45 gene encoding probable G-protein coupled receptor 45 yields the protein MKCRSQPVLPKKDAPPGPSGSLEIPDSREEDAAGRQSAAAPQALRAPSTPSGPSPRISSTMACNSTSIQTEESAPRNGSLGEDSRAPAPLRMSLAVVMMLMIVVGFLGNAVVCIIVYQRPAMRSAINLLLATLAFSDIMLSLCCMPFTAVTLITVHWHFGDYFCRLSATLYWFFVLEGVAILLIISVDRFLIIVQRQDRLNPRRAKVIIAASWALSFCVSAPSLAGWTLVEVPARAPQCVLGYTEGPGGRAYVLVLVGAAFFVPFAVMLCSYLGILHTVRKNAVRVHNQSDSLDLRRLPRAGLRRLQRHQQVSLDLSFKTKAFTTILILFVGFSLCWLPHSVYSLLSVFSRRFYCGPSFYTTSSCVLWLSYLKSVFNPIVYCWKIKKFREACLELLPQTFQILPKVPERIRRRIQPSTIYACPENQSAV from the coding sequence ATGAAGTGCAGATCCCAGCCAGTGCTCCCAAAGAAAGACGCTCCTCCCGGCCCTTCCGGCTCCCTCGAGATCCCAGACAGCAGGGAGGAAGATGCAGCCGGCAGACAGAGCGCGGCAGCCCCCCAAGCGCTGAGGGCTCCCTCCACTCCTTCCGGCCCCAGCCCCAGGATCTCCTCCACCATGGCCTGCAACAGCACGTCCATCCAGACCGAAGAATCTGCACCGCGGAACGGGAGCCTCGGGGAGGACTCCAGGGCGCCCGCCCCTCTCAGGATGTCCCTGGCGGTAGTCATGATGCTGATGATCGTGGTGGGTTTCCTTGGCAACGCCGTGGTCTGCATCATCGTGTACCAGCGGCCGGCCATGCGCTCTGCCATCAACCTGCTTCTGGCCACGCTGGCCTTCTCCGACATCATGCTGTCCCTGTGCTGCATGCCCTTCACGGCCGTCACCCTGATCACGGTCCACTGGCACTTCGGGGACTACTTCTGCCGGCTCTCTGCCACGCTCTACTGGTTCTTTGTCCTGGAGGGCGTGGCCATCCTGCTCATCATCAGCGTGGACCGCTTTCTCATCATCGTCCAGCGCCAGGACAGGCTGAACCCGCGCAGGGCCAAGGTGATCATCGCCGCGTCCTGGGCGCTGTCCTTCTGCGTCTCGGCACCCTCGCTGGCCGGCTGGACACTGGTGGAGGTCCCGGCTCGGGCCCCGCAGTGCGTGCTGGGCTACACTGAGGGCCCGGGAGGCCGCGCCTACGTGCTGGTGCTGGTGGGCGCCGCCTTCTTTGTGCCCTTCGCCGTGATGCTGTGCTCCTACCTGGGCATCCTGCACACCGTGCGCAAGAACGCCGTCCGCGTGCACAACCAGTCCGACAGTCTGGACCTGCGGCGGCTGCCCCGCGCCGGCCTGCGGCGGCTCCAGCGGCACCAGCAGGTCAGCCTGGACCTGAGCTTCAAAACCAAGGCCTTCACCACCATCCTGATCCTCTTTGTGGGCTTCTCGCTGTGCTGGCTGCCGCACTCGGTCTACAGCCTGCTGTCCGTGTTCAGTCGGCGCTTCTACTGCGGCCCCTCGTTCTACACCACCAGCTCCTGTGTCCTGTGGCTCAGCTACCTCAAGTCCGTTTTCAACCCCATCGTCTACTGCTGGAAGATCAAGAAGTTCCGCGAGGCCTGCCTGGAGCTGCTGCCCCAGACCTTCCAGATCCTCCCCAAAGTGCCTGAGCGGATCCGGAGGCGAATCCAGCCGAGTACCATCTACGCGTGCCCTGAAAACCAGTCCGCCGTGTAG